A single region of the Sphingomonas sp. LY29 genome encodes:
- a CDS encoding aspartate carbamoyltransferase catalytic subunit has protein sequence MDLLSIDSLSDADIAVLLDEAARWFDYNRQPRRNDHRLDGLTIVNAFFENSTRTLLSFEIAAHRLGAQVVTMQVEHSSIKKGETLDDTARTLNAMRPDALVIRHGSRGAPADVARLMDCPVINAGDGTGEHPTQALLDAATLSRHFGRIEGLTIAICGDLKHSRVARSSAVLLKRLGANLRFAGPPSLTSEIEGAASIDDAVVGADAVMMLRVQRERMSEELGDGPGEYLERYGLTRDRFALASPTAVVMHPGPINRGVEIDGALADDPDRSLIVTQVEMGVAIRMACLDRLTASRRD, from the coding sequence ATGGACCTGCTTTCGATCGACAGCCTTTCCGACGCCGACATCGCGGTTCTCCTCGACGAGGCCGCGCGCTGGTTCGACTATAATCGGCAGCCCCGGCGGAACGACCATCGGCTCGACGGTCTCACGATCGTAAACGCCTTCTTCGAGAACTCGACGCGGACGTTGCTCAGTTTTGAAATCGCCGCGCACCGCCTCGGCGCGCAGGTCGTGACGATGCAGGTCGAGCACAGCTCGATCAAGAAGGGGGAAACGCTCGACGATACCGCCAGAACGCTCAACGCGATGCGACCCGATGCGCTGGTGATCCGTCACGGCAGTCGCGGCGCGCCGGCCGACGTCGCCCGGCTGATGGACTGCCCGGTGATCAATGCCGGTGATGGGACGGGCGAGCATCCGACCCAGGCGCTGCTCGACGCCGCGACGCTTAGTCGTCACTTCGGCCGGATCGAAGGTCTGACGATCGCGATCTGCGGCGACCTGAAACACAGCCGCGTCGCGCGCTCTAGCGCCGTGCTGCTGAAACGTCTTGGGGCTAACTTACGCTTCGCGGGACCGCCGTCCCTCACCAGCGAGATCGAAGGTGCGGCGAGCATCGACGACGCCGTGGTCGGCGCCGACGCCGTCATGATGCTGCGCGTGCAACGCGAGAGGATGTCGGAGGAATTGGGCGACGGCCCGGGCGAGTATCTCGAGCGCTACGGCCTGACCCGCGACCGTTTTGCCCTCGCCTCCCCCACGGCGGTTGTCATGCATCCCGGTCCGATCAACCGAGGAGTCGAGATCGACGGCGCCCTAGCCGACGATCCCGATCGATCATTGATCGTCACGCAGGTCGAAATGGGTGTGGCGATACGGATGGCCTGCCTCGACCGCCTCACCGCCTCACGTCGCGATTAG